One stretch of Prinia subflava isolate CZ2003 ecotype Zambia chromosome 19, Cam_Psub_1.2, whole genome shotgun sequence DNA includes these proteins:
- the MORC2 gene encoding ATPase MORC2 isoform X3, whose protein sequence is MLPEASACERGSMRIGKDFILFTKKDNTMTCLLLSRTFHEEEGIDEVIVPLPTWNARSCEPMTDNIEKFAIETELIYKYSPFKSEREVMDQFNKIRGEKGTLVIIFNLKVMDNGEPELDVTSDPQDIQMAETSPEGTKPERRSFRAYAAVLYIDPRMRIFINGHKVQTKRLSCCLYKPRMYKYTSNRFKTRAEQEVKKAEHMARIAEEKAREAESKARALELRLGGDLTRESRVTLRQVQNSAITMRREADVKKRIKDAKQRALKEPKELNFIFGVNIEQRELDGMFIYNCSRLIKMYEKVGPQLEGGMACGGVVGVVDVPYLVLEPTHNKQDFADAKEYRHLLKAMGEHLAQYWKDVAIAQRGIIKFWDEFGYLSANWNQPPSNELRYKRRRAMEIPTTIQCDVCLKWRTLPFQLSSVEKNYPDSWVCSMNPDPEQDRCEAAEQKQRVPLGTLKKDLKSNEEKQKQLTEKIRQQQKKLEALQKTTPIRSQADLKKLPLEVTTRPSREHTRTQRPRSPPLPDVIKNAPSRPPGSSPPPKSCSQLKKSSSDHPNTSSPKLASMLFKEEASTSRTHHHTVTAGKSNSTLKTLAKAGTSIKSLSGLQSPKSPRETPTPKAARVPAVRKSASGRCVQASSTRKRALNIREDGSEEEGEPKKERTKRGKFLAVKEEKNSSEVVVELTDSAGEEELLELKKAQKDKGLHVEVRVNKEWFTGRVTAVERVRHAIRWKVKFDYVPTDTTPRDRWVEKGSEDVRLMKPPSPEYQAPDTQQEEEVVMAEPSTSDCIRIEPDTTGPSSSQETVDLLVQILRNCLRYFLPPSFPISKNELSSMSSEGLLAFPLKEYFKQYEVGLQNLCNSYQTRADARAKACEENLRNSERKLRETEEKLQKLRTNIMALLQKVQEDIDINTDDELDAYIEDLIMKGD, encoded by the exons ATGCTGCCTGAAGCCTCAGCATGTGAAAG GGGTTCCATGCGGATTGGGAAGGATTTTATCTTGTTCACAAAGAAAGATAACACCATGACTTGCCTCCTCTTGTCACGGACATTCCATGAAGAAGAAGGCATCGACGAG GTCATCGTTCCCCTACCCACCTGGAACGCACGGAGCTGTGAACCCATGACGGACAACATAGAGAAATTTGCTATTGAGACGGAGCTCATTTACAAGTATTCCCCTTTCAAATCAGAACGGGAAGTGATGGACCAGTTCAATAAGATACGTGGTGAGAAAG GCACCCTGGTGATCATCTTTAACCTGAAAGTAATGGATAAtggagagccagagctggatGTGACTTCTGACCCTCAAGATATTCAGATGGCAGAAACATCCCCAGAGGGAAC CAAGCCGGAGCGCCGCTCCTTCCGTGCCTATGCTGCTGTGCTTTATATTGATCCCAGGATGAGGATCTTCATCAATGGACACAAAGTGCAAACCAAACGACTCTCATGCTGCCTCTACAAGCCAAG GATGTACAAATACACTTCAAACCGTTTCAAGACACGTGCAGAGCAAGAAGTGAAGAAAGCAGAGCACATGGCGAGGATAG CGGAAGAGAAGGCTCGTGAGGCAGAGAGCAAAGCCCGTGCCCTCGAGCTACGCCTTGGAGGGGATCTCACGCGAGAGTCAAGG GTGACACTGCGTCAGGTCCAGAACTCAGCCATCACCATGCGGCGAGAGGCTGACGTCAAGAAAAGGATTAAGGATGCAAAACAGCG GGCGCTGAAGGAACCCAAGGAGCTGAATTTTATCTTTGGGGTGAACATTGAGCAACGCGAGCTGGACGGCATGTTCATTTATAACTGCAGTCGGCTGATCAAGATGTATGAGAAGGTGGGCCCACAGCTGGAGGGTGGCAT GGCGTGTGGAGGAGTGGTAGGCGTGGTAGATGTGCCCTATTTGGTTCTGGAGCCAACCCATAATAAACAAGACTTTGCTGATGCCAAGGAGTATCGACACTTGCTGAAGGCCATGGGAGAGCATTTGGCTCAGTATTGGAAGGATGTTGCAATAG CCCAGAGAGGTATCATCAAGTTCTGGGATGAATTTGGTTATTTATCAGCAAACTGGAACCAGCCTCCATCTAATGAACTGCGCTACAAGCGCAGGAGAGCCATGGAGATCCCCACCACGATTCAGTGCG ATGTCTGTCTGAAGTGGCGGACTCTCCCGTTCCAGCTGAGCTCAGTAGAAAAGAACTACCCTGACAGCTGGGTATGCTCCATGAACCCTGATCCTGAACAAGACAG AtgtgaggctgcagagcagaagcaGAGGGTACCACTGGGAACTCTAAAAAAAGACTTGAAATCaaatgaggaaaagcagaaacaacTGACAGAGAAAATCCgccagcagcagaaaaagctgGAAGCTCTGCAG aaaaCCACTCCCATTCGATCTCAGGCTGACTTAAAGAAACTGCCTCTGGAAGTGACCACACGGCCTTCAAGGGAG CACACCCGAACTCAGCGCCCGCGATCTCCTCCTTTGCCTGATGTAATCAAGAATGCTCCCAGCAGACCACCAGGATCTTCACCTCCTCCCAAGTCCTGCAGTCAGCTGAAGAAGAGCTCTTCAGATCATCCAAATACCAGCTCTCCCAAGCTAGCCAGCATGCTCTTCAAGGAGGAGGCTAGCACTTCCAGGACACACCATCACACTGTGACAGCTGGGAAGTCTAATAGCACTTTAAAAACTCTTGCCAAAGCAGGTACAAGCATAAAGTCTCTCTCTGGTCTGCAGAGCCCCAAAAGCCCACGTGAGACACCCACTCCAAAAGCTGCCAGGGTTCCAGCAGTAAGGAAATCTGCCTCTGGCAGATGTGTACAG GCCTCCAGCACTCGAAAGAGGGCCTTGAATATCCGAGAAGATGGGTctgaggaggagggggagccCAAAAAGGAGAGGACAAAACGAGGAAAATTTTTGGCAgtgaaagaagagaagaattcCAGTGAGGTGGTGGTGGAG ctcacagacagtgctggagaggaggagTTGTTGGAACTGAAGAAAGCACAGAAAG ATAAAGGGCTGCATGTGGAGGTGCGTGTGAACAAGGAATGGTTCACAGGCCGTGTCACGGCTGTGGAACGGGTCAGGCACGCAATCCGGTGGAAGGTGAAGTTTGATTATGTCCCAACAGACACCACACCAAGGGATCGCTG GGTTGAGAAAGGCAGTGAGGATGTAAGGCTTATGAAGCCTCCTTCTCCTGAGTACCAGGCTCCAGACacacagcaggaagaggaggtggTCATGGCTGAACCTTCTACCTCGGATTGCATCAGAATCGAGCCTGACACCACtggtcccagcagcagccaagaaACAGTTGACTTGCTGGTCCAGATCCTTCG GAATTGTTTGCGATACTTCTTGCCCCCAAGTTTTCCAATTTCCAAGAATGAGCTGAGTTCCATGAGCTCAGAAGGGTTGTTGGCATTTCCCTTG
- the MORC2 gene encoding ATPase MORC2 isoform X4: MRIGKDFILFTKKDNTMTCLLLSRTFHEEEGIDEVIVPLPTWNARSCEPMTDNIEKFAIETELIYKYSPFKSEREVMDQFNKIRGEKGTLVIIFNLKVMDNGEPELDVTSDPQDIQMAETSPEGTKPERRSFRAYAAVLYIDPRMRIFINGHKVQTKRLSCCLYKPRMYKYTSNRFKTRAEQEVKKAEHMARIAEEKAREAESKARALELRLGGDLTRESRVTLRQVQNSAITMRREADVKKRIKDAKQRALKEPKELNFIFGVNIEQRELDGMFIYNCSRLIKMYEKVGPQLEGGMACGGVVGVVDVPYLVLEPTHNKQDFADAKEYRHLLKAMGEHLAQYWKDVAIAQRGIIKFWDEFGYLSANWNQPPSNELRYKRRRAMEIPTTIQCDVCLKWRTLPFQLSSVEKNYPDSWVCSMNPDPEQDRCEAAEQKQRVPLGTLKKDLKSNEEKQKQLTEKIRQQQKKLEALQKTTPIRSQADLKKLPLEVTTRPSREHTRTQRPRSPPLPDVIKNAPSRPPGSSPPPKSCSQLKKSSSDHPNTSSPKLASMLFKEEASTSRTHHHTVTAGKSNSTLKTLAKAGTSIKSLSGLQSPKSPRETPTPKAARVPAVRKSASGRCVQASSTRKRALNIREDGSEEEGEPKKERTKRGKFLAVKEEKNSSEVVVELTDSAGEEELLELKKAQKDKGLHVEVRVNKEWFTGRVTAVERVRHAIRWKVKFDYVPTDTTPRDRWVEKGSEDVRLMKPPSPEYQAPDTQQEEEVVMAEPSTSDCIRIEPDTTGPSSSQETVDLLVQILRNCLRYFLPPSFPISKNELSSMSSEGLLAFPLKEYFKQYEVGLQNLCNSYQTRADARAKACEENLRNSERKLRETEEKLQKLRTNIMALLQKVQEDIDINTDDELDAYIEDLIMKGD, encoded by the exons ATGCGGATTGGGAAGGATTTTATCTTGTTCACAAAGAAAGATAACACCATGACTTGCCTCCTCTTGTCACGGACATTCCATGAAGAAGAAGGCATCGACGAG GTCATCGTTCCCCTACCCACCTGGAACGCACGGAGCTGTGAACCCATGACGGACAACATAGAGAAATTTGCTATTGAGACGGAGCTCATTTACAAGTATTCCCCTTTCAAATCAGAACGGGAAGTGATGGACCAGTTCAATAAGATACGTGGTGAGAAAG GCACCCTGGTGATCATCTTTAACCTGAAAGTAATGGATAAtggagagccagagctggatGTGACTTCTGACCCTCAAGATATTCAGATGGCAGAAACATCCCCAGAGGGAAC CAAGCCGGAGCGCCGCTCCTTCCGTGCCTATGCTGCTGTGCTTTATATTGATCCCAGGATGAGGATCTTCATCAATGGACACAAAGTGCAAACCAAACGACTCTCATGCTGCCTCTACAAGCCAAG GATGTACAAATACACTTCAAACCGTTTCAAGACACGTGCAGAGCAAGAAGTGAAGAAAGCAGAGCACATGGCGAGGATAG CGGAAGAGAAGGCTCGTGAGGCAGAGAGCAAAGCCCGTGCCCTCGAGCTACGCCTTGGAGGGGATCTCACGCGAGAGTCAAGG GTGACACTGCGTCAGGTCCAGAACTCAGCCATCACCATGCGGCGAGAGGCTGACGTCAAGAAAAGGATTAAGGATGCAAAACAGCG GGCGCTGAAGGAACCCAAGGAGCTGAATTTTATCTTTGGGGTGAACATTGAGCAACGCGAGCTGGACGGCATGTTCATTTATAACTGCAGTCGGCTGATCAAGATGTATGAGAAGGTGGGCCCACAGCTGGAGGGTGGCAT GGCGTGTGGAGGAGTGGTAGGCGTGGTAGATGTGCCCTATTTGGTTCTGGAGCCAACCCATAATAAACAAGACTTTGCTGATGCCAAGGAGTATCGACACTTGCTGAAGGCCATGGGAGAGCATTTGGCTCAGTATTGGAAGGATGTTGCAATAG CCCAGAGAGGTATCATCAAGTTCTGGGATGAATTTGGTTATTTATCAGCAAACTGGAACCAGCCTCCATCTAATGAACTGCGCTACAAGCGCAGGAGAGCCATGGAGATCCCCACCACGATTCAGTGCG ATGTCTGTCTGAAGTGGCGGACTCTCCCGTTCCAGCTGAGCTCAGTAGAAAAGAACTACCCTGACAGCTGGGTATGCTCCATGAACCCTGATCCTGAACAAGACAG AtgtgaggctgcagagcagaagcaGAGGGTACCACTGGGAACTCTAAAAAAAGACTTGAAATCaaatgaggaaaagcagaaacaacTGACAGAGAAAATCCgccagcagcagaaaaagctgGAAGCTCTGCAG aaaaCCACTCCCATTCGATCTCAGGCTGACTTAAAGAAACTGCCTCTGGAAGTGACCACACGGCCTTCAAGGGAG CACACCCGAACTCAGCGCCCGCGATCTCCTCCTTTGCCTGATGTAATCAAGAATGCTCCCAGCAGACCACCAGGATCTTCACCTCCTCCCAAGTCCTGCAGTCAGCTGAAGAAGAGCTCTTCAGATCATCCAAATACCAGCTCTCCCAAGCTAGCCAGCATGCTCTTCAAGGAGGAGGCTAGCACTTCCAGGACACACCATCACACTGTGACAGCTGGGAAGTCTAATAGCACTTTAAAAACTCTTGCCAAAGCAGGTACAAGCATAAAGTCTCTCTCTGGTCTGCAGAGCCCCAAAAGCCCACGTGAGACACCCACTCCAAAAGCTGCCAGGGTTCCAGCAGTAAGGAAATCTGCCTCTGGCAGATGTGTACAG GCCTCCAGCACTCGAAAGAGGGCCTTGAATATCCGAGAAGATGGGTctgaggaggagggggagccCAAAAAGGAGAGGACAAAACGAGGAAAATTTTTGGCAgtgaaagaagagaagaattcCAGTGAGGTGGTGGTGGAG ctcacagacagtgctggagaggaggagTTGTTGGAACTGAAGAAAGCACAGAAAG ATAAAGGGCTGCATGTGGAGGTGCGTGTGAACAAGGAATGGTTCACAGGCCGTGTCACGGCTGTGGAACGGGTCAGGCACGCAATCCGGTGGAAGGTGAAGTTTGATTATGTCCCAACAGACACCACACCAAGGGATCGCTG GGTTGAGAAAGGCAGTGAGGATGTAAGGCTTATGAAGCCTCCTTCTCCTGAGTACCAGGCTCCAGACacacagcaggaagaggaggtggTCATGGCTGAACCTTCTACCTCGGATTGCATCAGAATCGAGCCTGACACCACtggtcccagcagcagccaagaaACAGTTGACTTGCTGGTCCAGATCCTTCG GAATTGTTTGCGATACTTCTTGCCCCCAAGTTTTCCAATTTCCAAGAATGAGCTGAGTTCCATGAGCTCAGAAGGGTTGTTGGCATTTCCCTTG
- the MORC2 gene encoding ATPase MORC2 isoform X2 encodes MAAAAAMSLGNYSSLNRAQLTFEYLHTNSTTHEFLFGALAELVDNARDADATRIDIYTERREDLQGGFMLCFLDDGTGMDSNEAASVIQFGKSAKRSPESTQIGQYGNGLKSGSMRIGKDFILFTKKDNTMTCLLLSRTFHEEEGIDEVIVPLPTWNARSCEPMTDNIEKFAIETELIYKYSPFKSEREVMDQFNKIRGEKGTLVIIFNLKVMDNGEPELDVTSDPQDIQMAETSPEGTKPERRSFRAYAAVLYIDPRMRIFINGHKVQTKRLSCCLYKPRMYKYTSNRFKTRAEQEVKKAEHMARIAEEKAREAESKARALELRLGGDLTRESRVTLRQVQNSAITMRREADVKKRIKDAKQRALKEPKELNFIFGVNIEQRELDGMFIYNCSRLIKMYEKVGPQLEGGMACGGVVGVVDVPYLVLEPTHNKQDFADAKEYRHLLKAMGEHLAQYWKDVAIAQRGIIKFWDEFGYLSANWNQPPSNELRYKRRRAMEIPTTIQCDVCLKWRTLPFQLSSVEKNYPDSWVCSMNPDPEQDRCEAAEQKQRVPLGTLKKDLKSNEEKQKQLTEKIRQQQKKLEALQKTTPIRSQADLKKLPLEVTTRPSREHTRTQRPRSPPLPDVIKNAPSRPPGSSPPPKSCSQLKKSSSDHPNTSSPKLASMLFKEEASTSRTHHHTVTAGKSNSTLKTLAKAGTSIKSLSGLQSPKSPRETPTPKAARVPAVRKSASGRCVQASSTRKRALNIREDGSEEEGEPKKERTKRGKFLAVKEEKNSSEVVVELTDSAGEEELLELKKAQKDKGLHVEVRVNKEWFTGRVTAVERVRHAIRWKVKFDYVPTDTTPRDRWVEKGSEDVRLMKPPSPEYQAPDTQQEEEVVMAEPSTSDCIRIEPDTTGPSSSQETVDLLVQILRNCLRYFLPPSFPISKNELSSMSSEGLLAFPLVSSVLL; translated from the exons aGATGCAGATGCCACGAGAATAGACATTTATACTG AACGACGAGAGGACCTACAAGGTGGATTCATGCTATGTTTTTTGGATGATGGAACAGGAATGGATTCAA ATGAAGCTGCCAGTGTTATCCAGTTTGGTAAATCAGCCAAGCGATCACCTGAGTCCACTCAAATCGGGCAGTATGGGAACGGCTTGAAATC GGGTTCCATGCGGATTGGGAAGGATTTTATCTTGTTCACAAAGAAAGATAACACCATGACTTGCCTCCTCTTGTCACGGACATTCCATGAAGAAGAAGGCATCGACGAG GTCATCGTTCCCCTACCCACCTGGAACGCACGGAGCTGTGAACCCATGACGGACAACATAGAGAAATTTGCTATTGAGACGGAGCTCATTTACAAGTATTCCCCTTTCAAATCAGAACGGGAAGTGATGGACCAGTTCAATAAGATACGTGGTGAGAAAG GCACCCTGGTGATCATCTTTAACCTGAAAGTAATGGATAAtggagagccagagctggatGTGACTTCTGACCCTCAAGATATTCAGATGGCAGAAACATCCCCAGAGGGAAC CAAGCCGGAGCGCCGCTCCTTCCGTGCCTATGCTGCTGTGCTTTATATTGATCCCAGGATGAGGATCTTCATCAATGGACACAAAGTGCAAACCAAACGACTCTCATGCTGCCTCTACAAGCCAAG GATGTACAAATACACTTCAAACCGTTTCAAGACACGTGCAGAGCAAGAAGTGAAGAAAGCAGAGCACATGGCGAGGATAG CGGAAGAGAAGGCTCGTGAGGCAGAGAGCAAAGCCCGTGCCCTCGAGCTACGCCTTGGAGGGGATCTCACGCGAGAGTCAAGG GTGACACTGCGTCAGGTCCAGAACTCAGCCATCACCATGCGGCGAGAGGCTGACGTCAAGAAAAGGATTAAGGATGCAAAACAGCG GGCGCTGAAGGAACCCAAGGAGCTGAATTTTATCTTTGGGGTGAACATTGAGCAACGCGAGCTGGACGGCATGTTCATTTATAACTGCAGTCGGCTGATCAAGATGTATGAGAAGGTGGGCCCACAGCTGGAGGGTGGCAT GGCGTGTGGAGGAGTGGTAGGCGTGGTAGATGTGCCCTATTTGGTTCTGGAGCCAACCCATAATAAACAAGACTTTGCTGATGCCAAGGAGTATCGACACTTGCTGAAGGCCATGGGAGAGCATTTGGCTCAGTATTGGAAGGATGTTGCAATAG CCCAGAGAGGTATCATCAAGTTCTGGGATGAATTTGGTTATTTATCAGCAAACTGGAACCAGCCTCCATCTAATGAACTGCGCTACAAGCGCAGGAGAGCCATGGAGATCCCCACCACGATTCAGTGCG ATGTCTGTCTGAAGTGGCGGACTCTCCCGTTCCAGCTGAGCTCAGTAGAAAAGAACTACCCTGACAGCTGGGTATGCTCCATGAACCCTGATCCTGAACAAGACAG AtgtgaggctgcagagcagaagcaGAGGGTACCACTGGGAACTCTAAAAAAAGACTTGAAATCaaatgaggaaaagcagaaacaacTGACAGAGAAAATCCgccagcagcagaaaaagctgGAAGCTCTGCAG aaaaCCACTCCCATTCGATCTCAGGCTGACTTAAAGAAACTGCCTCTGGAAGTGACCACACGGCCTTCAAGGGAG CACACCCGAACTCAGCGCCCGCGATCTCCTCCTTTGCCTGATGTAATCAAGAATGCTCCCAGCAGACCACCAGGATCTTCACCTCCTCCCAAGTCCTGCAGTCAGCTGAAGAAGAGCTCTTCAGATCATCCAAATACCAGCTCTCCCAAGCTAGCCAGCATGCTCTTCAAGGAGGAGGCTAGCACTTCCAGGACACACCATCACACTGTGACAGCTGGGAAGTCTAATAGCACTTTAAAAACTCTTGCCAAAGCAGGTACAAGCATAAAGTCTCTCTCTGGTCTGCAGAGCCCCAAAAGCCCACGTGAGACACCCACTCCAAAAGCTGCCAGGGTTCCAGCAGTAAGGAAATCTGCCTCTGGCAGATGTGTACAG GCCTCCAGCACTCGAAAGAGGGCCTTGAATATCCGAGAAGATGGGTctgaggaggagggggagccCAAAAAGGAGAGGACAAAACGAGGAAAATTTTTGGCAgtgaaagaagagaagaattcCAGTGAGGTGGTGGTGGAG ctcacagacagtgctggagaggaggagTTGTTGGAACTGAAGAAAGCACAGAAAG ATAAAGGGCTGCATGTGGAGGTGCGTGTGAACAAGGAATGGTTCACAGGCCGTGTCACGGCTGTGGAACGGGTCAGGCACGCAATCCGGTGGAAGGTGAAGTTTGATTATGTCCCAACAGACACCACACCAAGGGATCGCTG GGTTGAGAAAGGCAGTGAGGATGTAAGGCTTATGAAGCCTCCTTCTCCTGAGTACCAGGCTCCAGACacacagcaggaagaggaggtggTCATGGCTGAACCTTCTACCTCGGATTGCATCAGAATCGAGCCTGACACCACtggtcccagcagcagccaagaaACAGTTGACTTGCTGGTCCAGATCCTTCG GAATTGTTTGCGATACTTCTTGCCCCCAAGTTTTCCAATTTCCAAGAATGAGCTGAGTTCCATGAGCTCAGAAGGGTTGTTGGCATTTCCCTTGGTGAGTTCAGTACTTCTATAA